In a single window of the Bacteroidota bacterium genome:
- a CDS encoding class I SAM-dependent methyltransferase produces MEYDPIKRSLGNVFNKSPFLRKAFYHLLDLLLLRAWHVHKEIKRLTPALSKGEGVNILDAGSGFGQYSYWMTNKFPKAEILAVDVKDEQVADCNNFFQQIGKKNVKFEVADLTKFVQENKFDLALSVDVMEHILEDVLVFKNILASLKKGGMLLISTPSDQGGSDVHEEHEGSFIGEHVRDGYNIKEIEDKLKLAGFSKVDARYDYGTPGKISWRLSMKYPMIMLNTTKLFFIIIPFYYIITYPFAFILNYFDTNTSHKTGTGLIVKTWK; encoded by the coding sequence CGTTTTATCATTTGCTCGACCTGCTTTTACTAAGAGCATGGCATGTGCATAAGGAAATAAAACGCCTCACCCCAGCCCTCTCCAAAGGAGAGGGGGTCAATATCCTTGATGCTGGTTCCGGATTTGGACAATACAGCTATTGGATGACAAATAAATTTCCGAAAGCAGAAATCCTTGCTGTGGATGTGAAAGATGAACAGGTGGCTGACTGCAATAATTTCTTTCAGCAGATTGGAAAAAAGAATGTGAAGTTTGAAGTGGCTGACCTTACAAAATTTGTTCAGGAAAATAAATTTGACCTCGCATTGTCAGTTGATGTAATGGAACATATTCTTGAAGATGTTCTTGTATTTAAAAACATTCTCGCTTCTCTTAAAAAAGGCGGGATGCTGCTCATCTCCACTCCCTCCGATCAGGGCGGAAGCGATGTACACGAAGAACATGAGGGCTCTTTCATTGGCGAGCACGTGCGCGATGGCTACAACATAAAAGAGATTGAAGATAAATTGAAACTCGCTGGATTTTCAAAAGTGGATGCCCGCTACGATTACGGCACGCCTGGAAAAATTTCATGGAGATTGTCTATGAAATACCCGATGATAATGCTGAACACAACAAAATTATTTTTCATCATCATTCCGTTTTATTACATCATTACTTATCCGTTTGCTTTTATCCTGAATTATTTTGATACCAATACATCTCACAAAACAGGAACAGGATTGATTGTGAAAACATGGAAGTAA
- a CDS encoding GxxExxY protein: MKQPTLKRDDLVYPDLSYKIVGCSFEVFKSLGYGHPEKVYQRAMAILFDEKIIPYTKEEYIPIKFRNKIVNKQFIDFVVEEKVIVELKKNFHFSKAHIDQVLYYMQEKNLKLAILINFGKEGATFKRIVNVKENV; the protein is encoded by the coding sequence ATGAAACAGCCAACACTTAAACGAGATGATTTAGTTTATCCTGATTTGAGTTATAAAATAGTTGGTTGCTCATTTGAAGTATTTAAATCATTGGGATACGGGCATCCCGAAAAGGTTTATCAAAGAGCAATGGCGATTCTTTTTGATGAAAAAATAATTCCTTATACAAAAGAGGAATATATACCTATAAAATTCAGGAATAAAATAGTCAATAAACAATTTATTGATTTTGTTGTAGAAGAGAAAGTCATTGTTGAGTTGAAAAAAAACTTTCACTTTTCAAAAGCGCATATCGATCAGGTGTTATACTACATGCAGGAGAAGAATCTAAAACTTGCCATTCTCATTAACTTTGGAAAAGAAGGAGCAACATTTAAGAGAATTGTAAATGTGAAAGAGAATGTTTAA
- a CDS encoding ABC transporter permease: MNLSFFIAKRYLISKKSHNAINIITFISVAGVCIGTMALIIVLSAFNGISNLVFGLYNTFDPDIKISSKEGKTFVIDPETAEKIKKLNGVVYYTEVLQENALLKYDDKQVIATIKGVSDNFVKMTRLDTVIREGEFLLQQDSIDYAVLGYGIARRLNISLTDFMNPLEIYVPKRGNQSVINPEDAFLIRSVEVSGIFSLNDDFDYRYCIIPLSLAKKLLNRTNELSAIEIGLAKGIDKEKVKEEIELIFKNPPLSPFVKGESAAGGFDIKTRFEQNEVLFKTINSEKWWTFLILAFILVIATFNVIGSLTMLIIEKKKDIQTLMFLGSDKSLIRKIFMREGLMITITGAVSGLLLGLLLCWIQIKFKPVPFSEGFVVDAYPIKIIPMDLALVFTTVMLIGFFAAWYPVRIFTKKFN, encoded by the coding sequence ATGAATTTATCTTTTTTTATAGCCAAACGCTATCTCATCAGCAAGAAATCGCACAATGCGATTAATATCATCACATTTATTTCTGTAGCGGGAGTTTGCATCGGAACCATGGCACTGATCATTGTGCTTTCCGCTTTCAACGGAATTTCCAACCTGGTATTCGGACTTTACAACACGTTTGACCCGGACATAAAAATTTCATCCAAAGAAGGAAAAACATTTGTGATTGACCCTGAAACAGCGGAGAAAATAAAAAAGCTGAACGGAGTGGTTTACTATACAGAAGTATTACAGGAGAATGCCTTACTTAAATATGATGACAAACAAGTCATCGCTACCATCAAAGGCGTGAGCGATAACTTTGTGAAGATGACCCGCCTCGATACCGTTATTCGCGAAGGAGAATTTCTTTTACAGCAGGACAGCATTGATTACGCTGTGCTTGGCTATGGAATTGCAAGACGCTTAAATATTTCTCTCACTGATTTTATGAATCCGCTTGAGATTTATGTACCCAAGAGAGGAAACCAGTCAGTGATTAATCCTGAAGATGCATTTCTCATCCGCAGTGTTGAAGTCTCAGGTATTTTTTCTTTGAATGATGATTTTGATTATCGCTATTGTATCATTCCTCTTTCTCTTGCAAAAAAATTATTGAACAGAACCAATGAACTAAGCGCGATTGAGATTGGTTTAGCGAAAGGAATAGATAAAGAAAAAGTGAAAGAAGAAATTGAATTAATATTTAAAAATCCCCCTTTGTCCCCCTTTGTAAAGGGGGAAAGCGCAGCAGGGGGATTTGATATTAAAACCCGCTTCGAGCAAAACGAAGTTCTTTTTAAAACCATCAATTCAGAAAAATGGTGGACATTTTTGATCCTTGCTTTCATACTTGTTATTGCAACATTCAATGTCATTGGTTCGCTGACCATGCTGATCATAGAAAAGAAAAAAGATATTCAAACACTGATGTTTCTTGGCTCAGATAAAAGCCTCATCAGAAAAATTTTTATGCGCGAAGGATTAATGATTACAATTACTGGCGCGGTAAGCGGACTTCTGCTCGGACTGCTGCTCTGCTGGATACAAATAAAATTCAAACCTGTTCCGTTCAGCGAAGGATTTGTGGTGGACGCTTATCCTATAAAAATCATTCCAATGGATTTAGCTCTCGTCTTTACAACAGTCATGCTGATAGGATTTTTTGCAGCCTGGTATCCGGTAAGAATCTTTACGAAGAAATTCAACTAG
- a CDS encoding YdeI/OmpD-associated family protein, with protein sequence MEKKDKRVDAYIEKAQPFAKPILKHLRKLIHEANPEVKETIKWSFASFDYKGPFCSMASFKQHVAFGFWKYKLIKDPRNYMGVRSNEGGEAMGNMGRITSLKDLPPDKVLIDFIKQAKKLNDEGVKLPPRPKKKQVALVIPSYLINAIKKNKKSLATFEKFSPSCKKEYVLWVTEAKTEETRNSRMQLAVEWMSEGKKRNWKYEKC encoded by the coding sequence ATGGAAAAGAAAGACAAACGTGTTGACGCTTATATTGAAAAAGCGCAGCCATTCGCAAAACCTATTTTAAAACATCTTCGCAAACTAATCCACGAAGCAAATCCGGAAGTGAAAGAAACTATCAAATGGAGTTTTGCTTCCTTTGATTATAAAGGACCGTTCTGCTCCATGGCATCGTTCAAGCAGCATGTGGCATTCGGATTCTGGAAATATAAATTGATAAAAGATCCGAGGAATTACATGGGTGTTCGTTCCAATGAAGGCGGAGAAGCAATGGGCAACATGGGGAGAATTACAAGTTTAAAAGATCTTCCTCCTGATAAAGTGCTGATTGATTTTATCAAGCAGGCAAAGAAATTGAATGATGAAGGTGTGAAACTCCCCCCGCGTCCGAAGAAAAAACAAGTTGCATTAGTAATTCCATCTTATTTAATAAACGCAATTAAGAAAAATAAAAAATCTCTCGCAACATTTGAAAAATTTTCTCCTTCCTGTAAGAAAGAATACGTGCTGTGGGTTACTGAAGCAAAGACAGAAGAAACCCGCAATTCCAGAATGCAATTAGCAGTAGAATGGATGAGTGAAGGGAAAAAACGAAACTGGAAATATGAGAAGTGCTAG
- the dusB gene encoding tRNA dihydrouridine synthase DusB, with protein MVKIGNIQLGEFPLLLAPMEDVSDPPFRFVCKQNGADLMYTEFISSEGLIRDAKKSLKKLDIFDYERPIGIQFYGGNIDSMKEATEIIASAKPDLIDINYGCPVKGVACKGAGAGLLQDINKMVRITEEVVKSTKLPVTVKTRLGWDDTTKNVVEVAERLQDIGIQAITIHGRTRKQMYKGPADWTLIGEIKNNLRMKIPIFGNGDVNSPEFAIDMKNKHGVDGVMIGRASIGYPWIFREIKHFIANGVHRDKPTVEERVQTARAHLQKSVEWKGEKVGILEMRSHYANYFKGLPHFKETRMKLVTSFSLEEIFSTFERVKEMYSEEITAQ; from the coding sequence TTGGTAAAAATCGGAAACATACAACTCGGAGAATTTCCTTTGCTCCTCGCACCCATGGAAGATGTGAGCGATCCTCCATTCCGTTTTGTGTGTAAGCAGAACGGAGCTGATTTAATGTACACTGAATTTATTTCTTCTGAAGGGCTTATTCGGGATGCGAAAAAAAGTTTGAAGAAACTTGACATCTTTGATTACGAGAGACCTATCGGCATTCAATTTTACGGAGGCAATATTGATTCGATGAAAGAAGCAACAGAAATTATTGCCTCAGCAAAACCTGATTTGATTGACATTAATTATGGATGTCCTGTGAAAGGAGTTGCGTGCAAAGGTGCGGGCGCGGGTTTGCTTCAGGATATTAATAAAATGGTGAGGATAACGGAAGAAGTTGTGAAAAGCACAAAACTTCCGGTTACGGTGAAAACAAGGTTGGGCTGGGATGACACAACAAAAAATGTGGTGGAAGTTGCTGAACGATTGCAGGACATCGGCATACAAGCCATCACCATTCACGGACGAACCCGAAAGCAGATGTACAAAGGACCGGCAGACTGGACATTGATTGGCGAGATAAAAAATAATCTCCGAATGAAAATTCCGATTTTCGGAAATGGTGATGTGAACTCGCCTGAGTTTGCCATTGACATGAAAAATAAACATGGAGTGGATGGAGTAATGATTGGAAGGGCATCCATCGGCTATCCATGGATTTTTCGCGAGATAAAACATTTTATTGCCAACGGAGTGCATAGGGACAAGCCCACCGTTGAAGAAAGAGTGCAAACTGCGCGTGCGCATCTGCAAAAATCAGTTGAATGGAAAGGAGAAAAAGTTGGCATACTTGAAATGCGCAGCCACTATGCAAATTATTTCAAAGGGCTTCCTCATTTCAAGGAAACACGCATGAAACTGGTGACTTCATTTTCGCTGGAAGAAATTTTTTCAACATTTGAACGAGTGAAGGAAATGTATTCCGAAGAAATAACCGCTCAATAA
- a CDS encoding CPBP family intramembrane metalloprotease translates to MSIQTTIQRFHPSGKFFLLLGLFLLCLGIASVIQVLIILPYADLQSMKDLAKLEDFSNPNIVKGMKIAQAVSVLFAFIIPSFLFAFYSSEKKISYLKINKGFSAVIGIVVILLVFAVMPVINWTGELNSHLTLPGFMSGLENWMKTSEESLKKLTDAFLQMNGIGDLIVNIIVVALLAAVGEELLFRGCMQNVFFEWTKNKHAAIWITAILFSALHAQFYGFLPRMLLGVVLGYLYIWSGSLWLSMLFHFLNNGMAVVFAYLVGKGSISETAETIGSNGSPIYFVYVSAVISAGLMFFVYKKSPTPTLPVREGE, encoded by the coding sequence ATGTCTATACAAACCACCATCCAGCGATTTCATCCTTCGGGAAAATTTTTTCTCCTGCTTGGATTATTTCTTTTGTGTTTAGGAATCGCTTCTGTGATTCAGGTGCTTATCATTCTTCCCTATGCAGATTTACAATCTATGAAGGATTTGGCGAAACTGGAAGATTTCTCCAATCCAAATATAGTTAAGGGAATGAAGATTGCTCAGGCAGTAAGCGTTTTATTTGCATTTATCATTCCTTCATTTCTTTTTGCCTTCTATTCTTCCGAGAAAAAAATTTCTTACCTGAAGATCAACAAAGGATTCAGCGCGGTTATCGGAATCGTTGTCATCCTTCTTGTTTTCGCTGTGATGCCGGTGATTAACTGGACAGGAGAACTGAATAGCCATCTTACTCTTCCGGGTTTCATGTCGGGATTAGAAAACTGGATGAAGACCAGCGAAGAAAGTTTAAAGAAACTTACGGATGCATTTTTGCAAATGAATGGCATAGGAGATTTAATTGTAAATATTATTGTTGTCGCATTGCTTGCTGCTGTGGGCGAAGAACTTCTTTTCCGCGGATGCATGCAAAATGTTTTTTTTGAATGGACGAAAAACAAACACGCAGCCATTTGGATTACCGCCATACTTTTCAGCGCACTTCACGCCCAGTTTTACGGATTCCTTCCGCGCATGCTTTTAGGCGTTGTGCTTGGTTACCTATATATATGGAGCGGTTCGCTGTGGCTTTCCATGCTCTTTCATTTTTTGAATAACGGAATGGCGGTGGTGTTTGCTTATCTTGTTGGCAAAGGAAGCATTTCTGAAACTGCCGAAACCATCGGCTCAAACGGAAGCCCGATATATTTTGTTTATGTAAGCGCTGTAATAAGTGCGGGGTTGATGTTTTTTGTATACAAGAAAAGCCCCACCCCAACCCTCCCCGTTAGGGAGGGAGAATAG
- a CDS encoding GatB/YqeY domain-containing protein, whose protein sequence is MALEEKVNADIKTAMLAKDQPKLEAIRSIKAALLLLKSSGKPVTEEEEIKAMQKMVKQRKEAAEIYHQQNRKDLEEVELFQAAVIEAYLPKQMPEAEIKSIVAQIISQVGATSPADMGKVMGVATKQLAGKADGKIISTLVKQMLSPS, encoded by the coding sequence ATGGCACTCGAAGAAAAAGTAAATGCAGATATAAAAACAGCAATGCTCGCCAAAGACCAGCCCAAGCTGGAGGCAATACGCAGCATCAAAGCAGCGCTGCTTCTTCTGAAATCATCGGGCAAACCTGTTACCGAAGAAGAAGAGATAAAAGCCATGCAAAAGATGGTGAAGCAAAGAAAAGAAGCCGCAGAAATTTATCATCAACAAAACAGAAAAGATCTGGAAGAGGTAGAATTATTTCAGGCGGCAGTTATTGAAGCCTATCTCCCCAAACAGATGCCGGAAGCGGAAATAAAATCAATCGTAGCGCAAATCATTTCTCAAGTGGGTGCAACTTCCCCTGCCGATATGGGAAAAGTAATGGGTGTGGCAACCAAACAACTTGCCGGAAAAGCGGATGGAAAAATCATTTCTACTCTTGTTAAGCAAATGCTGAGCCCCTCCTAA
- a CDS encoding helix-turn-helix transcriptional regulator → MLKLDIDKHCRARNLPNTAAYLRQNGISHWVSHQLANNQKLSIGFYDLEQLCVIFKCTPDDLFEWIPDTAEEEKNTRHPLAFLKKGKNISDDISNLSFAQLKEITKIIREKK, encoded by the coding sequence ATGCTAAAATTAGACATAGACAAGCATTGCCGAGCACGAAATCTCCCAAACACGGCTGCTTATCTGAGGCAGAACGGAATTTCACACTGGGTATCCCACCAACTTGCAAACAATCAAAAACTAAGCATCGGCTTTTATGACCTTGAGCAACTATGCGTTATTTTCAAATGCACGCCCGATGATTTGTTTGAGTGGATTCCTGACACTGCCGAAGAAGAAAAAAACACCCGGCACCCGCTTGCCTTTCTTAAAAAAGGAAAAAACATTTCAGATGACATCAGCAACCTCTCCTTTGCACAACTAAAAGAAATTACAAAAATAATCAGAGAGAAAAAGTAA
- a CDS encoding PP2C family protein-serine/threonine phosphatase gives MSKSKLLDVKLASLLEVTKAINANTKTPELLKIYESVLKHQLNVGSLILYAYDGGWKCVLKFGMDAAFTTAEVERYLSPIKDITLMDFAPSGELVPIQKALKQHNVDVVIPVFHKDQALAYALIGDLDEEQIGMGASVKHLNFIQTLTNILVVAIENKRLAKDSVRQASIKKELEVASQMQHMLFPEILPNDKQLEMDAVYIAHEEIGGDYYDFVRINEHEVAFCIADVSGKGISAALLMSNFQANMRILLPRTDSLADLVHELNKKVNDTAKGERFITLFVAKYNIITRMFTYVNAGHNPPLVLSPDGTVSMLRTGCTGLGMLDDLQKVKEGVVSFEPGTVLLCYTDGVVEQENEAEEEFSMKRLKELLQHNGRTSAEGKPMRKIKDLNKHIIASVIEYKGAKEYLDDIALLTCRIF, from the coding sequence ATGTCCAAGTCCAAATTGCTGGATGTGAAGCTTGCTTCGCTATTGGAGGTTACAAAAGCGATAAACGCCAATACCAAAACTCCCGAACTGCTTAAGATTTATGAATCGGTTCTCAAACATCAGTTAAATGTTGGCTCACTTATATTGTATGCCTATGACGGAGGATGGAAATGCGTTTTGAAATTCGGAATGGATGCCGCCTTCACCACTGCCGAAGTAGAGCGCTACCTTTCTCCCATTAAAGATATAACGCTCATGGATTTTGCTCCATCGGGCGAACTCGTTCCCATTCAGAAAGCCCTCAAGCAGCACAATGTGGATGTGGTTATTCCCGTGTTTCATAAAGATCAGGCGCTTGCATACGCCCTCATCGGTGATTTGGATGAAGAACAAATAGGAATGGGAGCCAGCGTAAAACATCTGAACTTTATTCAAACGCTCACCAATATTTTAGTAGTAGCCATCGAAAACAAACGCCTCGCAAAAGACAGCGTGCGGCAGGCATCCATCAAAAAAGAATTAGAAGTTGCCTCGCAGATGCAGCACATGCTCTTCCCCGAAATTCTCCCCAATGATAAACAACTGGAAATGGATGCGGTTTACATCGCCCACGAAGAAATCGGAGGCGACTATTATGATTTCGTCCGCATCAATGAACACGAAGTGGCGTTTTGCATTGCCGATGTATCCGGAAAAGGAATTTCTGCCGCCCTGCTGATGAGCAACTTTCAGGCAAACATGCGCATTCTTCTCCCCCGAACCGATTCACTTGCCGACCTGGTGCATGAACTCAACAAAAAAGTAAACGACACCGCAAAAGGAGAACGCTTCATCACACTTTTTGTCGCCAAATATAACATCATCACACGCATGTTCACCTACGTGAACGCAGGGCACAACCCACCGCTCGTGCTCAGCCCCGATGGCACCGTGAGCATGCTCAGAACCGGATGCACCGGGCTTGGCATGCTCGATGATTTGCAAAAAGTAAAAGAAGGCGTGGTCAGTTTTGAACCCGGCACCGTGCTGCTGTGCTATACCGATGGAGTGGTGGAACAAGAAAACGAAGCAGAAGAAGAATTCTCAATGAAACGGCTGAAAGAACTTTTACAACATAACGGGCGCACTTCTGCCGAAGGCAAACCCATGCGCAAAATAAAAGACCTCAACAAACACATCATCGCAAGCGTGATAGAATACAAAGGCGCCAAAGAATATCTTGACGATATTGCCCTGCTCACCTGCCGCATTTTCTAA
- the tnpA gene encoding IS200/IS605 family transposase: MSTYTQILYQIVFSTHSRERTLTEKNSTELYKYISGILKNKKCHLYRINGVEDHIHIIVHLHPSIALANLVKDIKLASSEWIKSKNIFPHFNGWQDGYGAFTYSIEAKDRLIEYVKNQKEHHARKTFREEFIELLKEHKIEFEEKYVL; this comes from the coding sequence ATGAGTACTTACACGCAAATTCTTTATCAGATTGTTTTTTCAACACACTCGCGCGAAAGAACACTTACAGAAAAGAACAGCACCGAACTTTATAAATATATTTCAGGAATCCTGAAAAATAAAAAATGCCATTTATACCGTATCAACGGAGTGGAAGACCATATTCATATCATAGTTCATCTTCATCCGTCAATTGCTTTGGCAAATCTTGTAAAAGACATAAAACTTGCAAGTTCAGAATGGATTAAGAGTAAAAATATATTTCCGCATTTCAATGGTTGGCAGGATGGATATGGCGCTTTTACTTATTCAATCGAAGCAAAAGACCGGCTGATTGAATATGTGAAGAATCAGAAAGAACATCATGCCAGAAAAACATTTCGTGAAGAGTTTATTGAATTGCTGAAAGAGCATAAAATTGAATTTGAAGAAAAATACGTATTGTGA
- a CDS encoding UDP-3-O-(3-hydroxymyristoyl)glucosamine N-acyltransferase codes for MKFSKPQKIKELASLIGAEITGNSDLLIYGINELNVIMDGDIAFVDHPKYYDKTLKSKAAAIIINKKVECPAGKALLVTDDPFSAFNRISSQFSSRSFSQKAISDSAVIGKNTRVMPNCFVGDNVKIGDNCTIHPNVSIYDNCIIGNNVILHSGVVIGADAFYYKKRPAGYDRLLSCGKVVIEDNVEIGALSSIDRGVTGETIIGNGTKIDNHVQVGHDTKVGKNCLFASMVGISGACVIEDDVVLWGQVGVPSKIRIGKGAVLLGQSAPAKDVEGGKTYLGSPCDESMKKFRELAMLRKLPEIFVKMEK; via the coding sequence ATGAAATTTTCCAAGCCGCAAAAAATAAAAGAACTCGCCTCGCTGATTGGAGCAGAGATTACTGGCAATTCAGACTTGCTTATTTACGGAATTAATGAACTCAATGTTATTATGGATGGAGATATTGCTTTTGTTGATCATCCGAAATATTATGACAAAACCCTGAAGTCGAAAGCCGCTGCAATCATTATCAATAAAAAAGTGGAATGCCCTGCCGGAAAAGCATTGCTTGTTACTGACGATCCGTTCAGCGCGTTCAATCGTATATCGTCTCAGTTTTCATCACGTTCGTTTTCACAAAAGGCAATAAGCGATTCTGCGGTTATTGGCAAGAACACGCGCGTTATGCCGAATTGCTTCGTTGGAGATAACGTGAAGATTGGAGACAACTGCACCATCCATCCCAACGTAAGTATTTATGACAACTGCATCATCGGCAATAATGTGATTCTGCATTCAGGAGTTGTGATTGGAGCAGATGCATTCTATTATAAAAAACGTCCGGCTGGTTATGACAGATTACTCTCCTGCGGAAAAGTGGTGATTGAAGATAACGTGGAGATTGGCGCACTGTCAAGCATTGATAGAGGTGTGACGGGAGAAACCATTATCGGAAACGGAACAAAAATTGACAATCATGTTCAAGTCGGACACGATACTAAAGTCGGAAAGAATTGTTTGTTCGCTTCGATGGTTGGAATTTCAGGCGCCTGTGTGATTGAAGACGATGTGGTGCTTTGGGGACAAGTGGGCGTGCCAAGCAAAATAAGAATCGGCAAAGGGGCTGTGCTGCTGGGACAATCTGCACCTGCAAAAGATGTGGAAGGCGGCAAAACATATTTGGGCAGCCCGTGTGATGAATCCATGAAAAAATTCAGGGAACTCGCCATGCTTCGTAAACTTCCTGAGATTTTTGTGAAGATGGAAAAATGA
- the lptC gene encoding LPS export ABC transporter periplasmic protein LptC, which yields MCLLFSSCQTDIKTINLITSAKNLPSESMKDAEIMYSDSGKVKMKLMAVQLDRYVDKQYIEFPLGVKILFYNDSMKIDSQLKADYGIRYEKEGRMDAKRNVEVVNVKGEKLNTEHLIWDEAKDKIYTEAFVKITTADEIIYGDGLESNQDFTKYKIKNIKGTINLKDDAENKNE from the coding sequence TTGTGCCTTCTTTTTTCTTCCTGCCAGACCGATATTAAAACCATCAACTTAATTACTTCGGCAAAAAATCTTCCTTCCGAATCGATGAAGGATGCGGAGATTATGTACAGCGATTCCGGAAAAGTGAAAATGAAACTTATGGCTGTGCAACTCGACCGGTATGTTGACAAGCAATACATTGAATTCCCCCTCGGTGTGAAAATACTTTTCTATAACGATTCGATGAAGATTGATTCGCAACTGAAAGCAGATTATGGCATCCGCTACGAAAAAGAAGGCAGGATGGACGCAAAAAGAAATGTGGAAGTGGTGAATGTGAAAGGAGAAAAACTGAATACGGAACACCTGATATGGGACGAAGCAAAAGATAAAATATATACGGAAGCGTTTGTTAAAATCACTACGGCTGACGAAATTATTTATGGAGACGGATTGGAATCAAATCAGGATTTTACAAAATATAAAATCAAAAACATCAAAGGAACAATTAACCTGAAGGACGATGCCGAAAATAAAAATGAGTAA
- a CDS encoding type III pantothenate kinase, with protein sequence MNLVIDIGNTLTKTAVFNEAELSSFSSFEKISTDVLRELLLKNSSVKNVILSSVTNHDKDISGFLKSKYFFIELSAATKIPIENIYQSKQTLGKDRLACAVGANFLFPNQNVLAIDAGTCIKYDFVNAKSQYLGGGISPGIDMRFKALNQFTDKLPLLNYKQFDKLIGENTDESILSGVMNGTAEEVRGIIARYLQQYPDVKVVFTGGYLKFFERIFNISGNENSSIFADSFLVLKGLNQILKFNEKK encoded by the coding sequence ATGAATTTAGTAATTGACATAGGAAATACCCTCACGAAGACAGCCGTCTTCAACGAAGCTGAACTTTCATCTTTTTCTTCATTTGAAAAAATTTCGACTGATGTTCTGAGAGAGTTGCTTTTGAAAAACTCTTCGGTAAAAAATGTGATTCTTTCTTCAGTAACAAACCACGATAAAGATATTTCCGGATTTCTTAAATCAAAATATTTTTTTATTGAGTTATCTGCCGCTACAAAAATTCCTATTGAGAATATTTATCAATCAAAACAAACGCTCGGCAAAGACAGATTGGCTTGTGCAGTTGGAGCAAACTTTCTTTTCCCAAATCAAAATGTTCTGGCGATTGATGCCGGCACCTGTATCAAATATGATTTTGTAAATGCGAAGAGTCAATATCTCGGAGGCGGAATTTCTCCCGGTATTGATATGCGTTTTAAAGCGCTGAATCAATTCACGGATAAACTTCCGCTTCTTAACTACAAACAGTTTGACAAACTCATAGGAGAAAATACAGATGAATCAATTTTATCTGGCGTAATGAATGGAACTGCTGAAGAAGTCCGCGGAATCATTGCAAGATATCTCCAACAATATCCTGATGTAAAGGTCGTTTTCACAGGCGGTTATTTAAAATTCTTCGAAAGGATTTTTAACATTTCAGGTAACGAAAATTCAAGCATCTTTGCTGATTCATTTTTAGTGCTGAAAGGATTAAATCAGATTTTAAAATTTAATGAAAAAAAATAA
- a CDS encoding DUF1738 domain-containing protein yields MELTTSNNKDVYQIITNEIITLLKKDIIPWRRFWVNRNFPVNLITKKPYRAVNFFLLDSLKYYENYYLTRRQINEIGAQVEEGKNPYPVVFQKKTGLCLSYVFNVNQCAGLPAGIVPPETESRRMIYSCGVIIRNPRSRQEYCYDGNSLNVVWGDPLDCVRVDFPSRLRILPRNEKEEIQWDNFSLEEMTAEITSGYLKSLAGVEAQRCVNDSAYISAWIRKLESDKHFIIRAGFQAQKAVDVIFGKKTREPP; encoded by the coding sequence ATGGAACTAACTACTTCAAATAACAAAGATGTTTACCAAATTATCACGAATGAAATTATCACTCTTCTGAAAAAGGACATTATCCCTTGGAGAAGATTCTGGGTCAACAGAAATTTTCCGGTGAATCTTATTACCAAGAAACCTTACCGGGCTGTAAATTTTTTTCTTCTGGATTCCCTGAAATATTATGAAAATTATTATCTCACCCGCAGGCAGATAAATGAAATAGGCGCACAGGTAGAAGAAGGCAAGAATCCTTATCCGGTTGTTTTCCAAAAGAAAACCGGGCTCTGCCTTAGTTATGTGTTCAATGTAAATCAATGTGCTGGTCTTCCTGCTGGCATAGTTCCTCCGGAAACCGAGAGCCGGAGAATGATTTATTCCTGCGGTGTTATTATCCGGAATCCACGTAGCAGACAAGAATACTGCTATGATGGTAATAGCCTCAATGTTGTTTGGGGTGACCCGCTCGACTGTGTGCGTGTAGATTTCCCATCGCGATTGCGCATTCTGCCTCGGAATGAGAAAGAAGAAATTCAATGGGACAATTTTTCCCTTGAAGAAATGACAGCGGAAATTACTTCCGGTTATCTGAAATCACTTGCCGGTGTGGAGGCACAGCGATGCGTAAATGACTCTGCATACATATCTGCATGGATAAGAAAACTTGAGAGCGATAAGCATTTTATTATCCGTGCCGGCTTTCAAGCCCAGAAAGCAGTTGATGTTATCTTCGGAAAAAAGACCCGGGAACCACCCTGA